A single genomic interval of Microbacterium galbinum harbors:
- a CDS encoding epimerase, with translation MTDATPLPAGPVVIGGSSGFMGRHLVPRLRSAGREVITISRSGADISWGDQRAIDRAVDGASLVIGLAGKSVNCRYTPENRAQIFRSRLDTTASLSSAIADATDPPPLWINSSTATIYRHAEDRPMTESSGDLGAGFSVDVAKAWERALFADDLPHTRRVALRSAIVLGHGGVLGPLERLARLGLGGAQHDGRWPVSRARRTAGTGHFPGALHGTQRFSWVHVDDVARIIDFLEVTPSIEGPVNAASPNPSDNAGFMATVRRVLGVGFGPPLPRWMLELGAIGIRTETELVLKSRWVIPEKLTTAGFAFAYPELEGAVRESFSRTSRSAGSSSGKAKA, from the coding sequence GTGACCGATGCCACGCCCCTCCCCGCGGGCCCCGTCGTCATCGGCGGCTCCTCGGGATTCATGGGCAGGCACCTCGTCCCGCGCCTGCGGTCCGCCGGACGCGAGGTCATCACGATCTCGCGATCCGGGGCCGACATCTCCTGGGGCGACCAGCGCGCGATCGATCGCGCCGTCGACGGCGCGTCGCTCGTGATCGGTTTGGCCGGCAAGAGCGTGAACTGCCGATACACCCCCGAGAACCGCGCCCAGATCTTCCGGTCGCGGCTCGACACCACCGCGTCGCTGAGCTCGGCCATCGCCGACGCGACGGACCCGCCACCCCTGTGGATCAACTCCTCGACGGCGACGATCTACCGCCATGCCGAGGATCGACCGATGACCGAGTCGTCCGGGGATCTCGGCGCCGGTTTCTCCGTGGACGTGGCGAAGGCCTGGGAGCGCGCTCTGTTCGCCGACGATCTGCCGCACACCCGACGGGTCGCACTGCGCAGCGCCATCGTGCTCGGTCACGGCGGTGTGCTCGGTCCGCTCGAACGCCTGGCGAGACTCGGGCTGGGCGGCGCACAGCACGACGGACGCTGGCCCGTCAGCCGGGCGCGCCGCACCGCCGGAACCGGGCACTTCCCGGGAGCACTCCACGGCACGCAGAGGTTCAGCTGGGTGCACGTCGACGACGTGGCCCGGATCATCGACTTCCTCGAGGTCACCCCCTCGATCGAGGGCCCGGTGAACGCGGCCTCCCCGAACCCCTCCGACAACGCCGGGTTCATGGCCACCGTGCGCCGAGTGCTCGGCGTCGGCTTCGGGCCCCCGCTCCCCCGATGGATGCTCGAACTCGGCGCCATCGGCATCCGCACCGAGACCGAACTGGTCCTGAAGAGCCGCTGGGTCATCCCCGAGAAGCTCACGACCGCCGGGTTCGCCTTCGCCTATCCGGAGCTCGAGGGCGCGGTCCGTGAATCCTTCTCGCGCACGTCGCGCAGCGCCGGCTCCAGCTCGGGGAAGGCGAAGGCGTAG
- a CDS encoding DUF11 domain-containing protein produces the protein MSVKKLSAFAGAAALLAMLFTGVAAAPASAAPIESSCGYANPDGGGKFPDSICWLDFAGYDSTVGLTAEGQQFEMSLGAYDVSYTVTERPVAGWSTRAVTAQPANAGPFVMGVPGYYNGIPGQPFLYSSSGALYGAVQINVTNFQVSLNGTPVTGYDLVTAAPETTDAVTGNLGEFVYWSSNTPLTLIDSHAPITSGGACAMPLNGNGTTAVQCNPGVAGSPSAYGSILAAPSATSITGSLFMYARGEREGLAFGIRTASVSVDKQVASRVDPTDSFDLSVASSEGPLLASASTGDADSASTDVVPVIPSGPLTLSEASTAGSASPVDYYDADWACTNANATSTTELPEGAGASQQLALVAGDAVSCTVTNTAKAASLGLVKTVSPTTAAAGDTVVYDFAVTNDGDLPVDGLAIDETAFSGTGELGEIVCPVTELAVGESTTCQAPYEITQADVDAGGVSNEAVATALIADTTVSSASAASTALVAVEGESALAVTKTASVSTAAVGDDVLYTLTATNAGAVTLSDVTLTDTDFSGSAPLGDLECDATAPVTLAPGDVLTCTVSYEVRAADVGTLTNGAAGSAMDPDENLLTGSASAAVTVTAPAAPGGTTPPAAGQAGAGLAITGGDLPWYAAGFGLMLLLAGAATMAVRRARRS, from the coding sequence GTGAGCGTCAAGAAACTGTCGGCGTTCGCCGGCGCAGCAGCACTGTTGGCCATGTTGTTCACGGGAGTCGCGGCGGCTCCGGCATCCGCCGCTCCGATCGAGTCCAGTTGCGGGTACGCCAACCCGGACGGGGGCGGGAAGTTCCCCGACTCGATCTGTTGGCTCGACTTCGCCGGTTACGACTCCACTGTCGGTTTGACCGCCGAGGGGCAGCAGTTCGAGATGTCGCTGGGCGCGTACGACGTCTCATACACCGTGACCGAGCGCCCGGTAGCCGGGTGGAGCACCCGCGCGGTCACCGCGCAGCCGGCCAACGCCGGTCCATTCGTGATGGGTGTTCCCGGGTACTACAACGGCATCCCGGGTCAGCCGTTCCTCTACTCGTCGTCGGGAGCACTGTACGGCGCGGTGCAGATCAACGTCACCAACTTCCAGGTTTCGCTGAACGGCACCCCCGTGACGGGCTACGACCTCGTCACTGCGGCGCCGGAGACGACGGATGCCGTGACCGGCAACCTCGGAGAGTTCGTCTACTGGTCCTCCAACACTCCTCTCACGCTGATCGACAGCCACGCCCCGATCACCAGCGGGGGCGCGTGCGCGATGCCGCTCAACGGAAACGGCACGACCGCGGTGCAGTGCAACCCCGGTGTCGCGGGTAGCCCGTCGGCCTACGGGTCGATCCTCGCCGCCCCGTCGGCGACCTCGATCACCGGATCGCTCTTCATGTACGCACGCGGTGAGCGCGAAGGCCTCGCCTTCGGCATCCGCACCGCCAGCGTCTCGGTCGACAAGCAGGTCGCCAGCCGCGTCGACCCCACCGACTCGTTCGACCTGAGTGTCGCATCGAGCGAGGGTCCGCTCCTGGCATCCGCCTCGACGGGCGACGCCGACTCGGCATCGACCGACGTCGTGCCGGTGATCCCGAGCGGTCCGCTCACGCTCTCCGAAGCGTCGACCGCGGGCTCTGCGAGCCCGGTGGACTACTACGACGCCGACTGGGCGTGCACCAACGCGAATGCGACCAGCACCACCGAGCTGCCGGAGGGCGCGGGTGCGAGCCAGCAGCTCGCTCTCGTCGCCGGTGACGCGGTCAGCTGCACGGTCACGAACACCGCGAAGGCGGCGTCGCTCGGCCTCGTGAAGACCGTGAGCCCGACCACCGCGGCCGCGGGCGACACGGTCGTCTACGACTTCGCCGTCACGAACGACGGCGACCTGCCGGTCGACGGTCTCGCGATCGACGAGACGGCCTTCTCGGGTACGGGCGAGCTCGGCGAGATCGTGTGCCCCGTCACCGAACTCGCCGTCGGCGAGAGCACCACGTGCCAGGCGCCCTACGAGATCACGCAGGCCGATGTCGACGCCGGTGGTGTGAGCAACGAGGCCGTCGCGACGGCGCTGATCGCCGACACCACGGTGTCGTCGGCATCCGCTGCGTCCACCGCGCTCGTCGCGGTCGAGGGTGAATCCGCCCTCGCCGTGACCAAGACGGCATCCGTATCGACCGCCGCGGTCGGCGACGACGTTCTCTACACGCTCACCGCGACGAACGCCGGCGCCGTGACCCTCTCCGATGTCACGCTGACGGACACCGACTTCTCGGGATCGGCTCCGCTGGGTGACCTCGAGTGCGACGCGACCGCACCCGTGACGCTCGCCCCCGGCGATGTGCTCACCTGCACCGTGTCGTACGAGGTGCGCGCCGCCGACGTCGGCACGCTGACCAACGGTGCCGCGGGTTCCGCGATGGACCCCGATGAGAACCTCCTCACCGGATCGGCATCCGCGGCCGTGACCGTCACCGCACCCGCAGCCCCCGGTGGCACCACCCCGCCCGCGGCCGGCCAGGCAGGCGCCGGCCTGGCCATCACCGGAGGCGACCTGCCCTGGTACGCCGCCGGCTTCGGTCTGATGCTGCTGCTCGCCGGAGCGGCGACGATGGCCGTGCGCCGCGCGCGCCGCAGCTGA
- a CDS encoding ImmA/IrrE family metallo-endopeptidase, giving the protein MDPQLLRLAEERGLHIVERAGPTRGGFDPAHSIIRVAPGMSARTTRSVLAHELGHATLRHAPTTHARLRARQERQADAWAARLLISPQAYAAAENLRGPHPASLAFELDVTVELVIAYQALLAHPSERQRRAG; this is encoded by the coding sequence ATGGACCCGCAGCTCCTCCGCCTCGCCGAGGAGCGCGGGCTGCACATCGTCGAACGCGCCGGCCCCACGCGCGGCGGCTTCGACCCCGCGCACAGCATCATCCGCGTCGCCCCCGGCATGAGCGCCCGCACCACCCGCAGCGTCCTGGCCCACGAACTCGGGCACGCCACGCTCCGTCACGCGCCGACGACGCACGCGCGCCTGCGCGCTCGCCAGGAGCGCCAGGCCGATGCCTGGGCCGCACGCCTCCTGATCTCCCCGCAGGCCTACGCCGCCGCCGAGAACCTCCGTGGGCCGCACCCGGCGAGCCTCGCGTTCGAGCTCGACGTCACGGTCGAACTGGTGATCGCCTACCAGGCGCTCCTCGCCCACCCGAGTGAACGACAGCGCCGCGCTGGTTGA
- a CDS encoding XRE family transcriptional regulator codes for MTADDRQLVASAIVSALRESQRSKRWLAEHSGIAYSTLRRKLDAQADISVVDLARIAEALDRSPASLLPDLRSGR; via the coding sequence GTGACGGCAGATGATCGACAATTGGTGGCATCCGCGATCGTCTCCGCCCTGCGTGAGAGTCAGCGTTCGAAGAGATGGCTCGCGGAGCACTCCGGAATCGCCTACTCCACCCTACGTCGCAAGCTCGACGCGCAGGCCGACATCAGCGTCGTCGACCTCGCGCGCATCGCCGAGGCGCTGGATCGTTCGCCGGCATCCCTCCTCCCTGACCTGCGCTCGGGTCGCTGA
- a CDS encoding GNAT family N-acetyltransferase has translation MAFLVPPAPVTLTGRLVELRPLDASYRDSLIEAVEEGDLWQTAWYTSVPAPDGVAAEIDRRLDLCAKGEMIPFVAVDATGRVLGLTSYYDIAEDVPRLHIGYTWNRPSAHGTGTNAESKLLLLRHAFETLGVFRVGLTTQWVNFQSRAAIERLGAKQDGVMRAMSRYRNGALRDSVEYSIIEPEWPAVRANLEMRLSRRR, from the coding sequence ATGGCTTTTCTCGTTCCCCCCGCGCCCGTCACGCTCACCGGCCGCCTCGTCGAACTGCGCCCGCTCGACGCGTCGTACCGCGACTCCCTCATCGAAGCCGTCGAAGAGGGCGACCTCTGGCAGACGGCCTGGTACACCTCGGTGCCCGCACCCGACGGGGTTGCCGCAGAGATCGATCGGCGGCTCGATCTCTGCGCGAAGGGCGAGATGATCCCCTTCGTCGCCGTCGATGCGACCGGTCGCGTGCTCGGCCTGACTTCGTACTACGACATCGCCGAGGACGTGCCCCGCCTGCACATCGGGTACACGTGGAACCGCCCCTCCGCCCACGGCACCGGCACGAACGCGGAGTCGAAGCTGCTGCTCCTGCGCCACGCCTTCGAGACGCTCGGCGTCTTCCGCGTCGGACTCACGACCCAGTGGGTCAACTTCCAGTCCCGTGCGGCGATCGAACGCCTCGGCGCCAAGCAGGACGGCGTGATGCGCGCGATGTCGCGCTACCGCAACGGCGCACTCCGCGACAGCGTCGAGTATTCGATCATCGAGCCGGAGTGGCCCGCCGTGCGCGCGAACCTCGAGATGCGGTTGTCGCGCAGGAGGTGA
- a CDS encoding ROK family transcriptional regulator, which yields MSDAERHLSSASTGAGDIFQLLLDGQARTKADLVHLTGLARSTVSARVDALLSAGLLVAAGEAASTGGRPPSRVAFNPRAGLVLAVDLGASHATIAIADLGGRILGSTTHPLDIAGGPEPVLDRMLVEAEALLSDLETPTSALVGVGIGVPGPVEHSTGRPYNPPIMPGWDRFDIPGYVQRTFDVPVLVDNDVNVLALGEQTTSFPDTTDLIFVKVATGIGAGIIAGGQLQRGAQGSAGDMGHVRVPHSAESTHAADEERDLEDLASGSAIAASLRAQGIDAETSRDVTELVRAGNTAAIEALRQAGRDVGEVLATVVNLLNPSIVVLGGSIARAGEHLLAGVREVVYRRSIPLATQHLAIVQSPTGERAAVLGAAIMVAREVLSPANVERYVSVRTR from the coding sequence ATGAGTGATGCGGAACGCCACCTCTCGAGCGCCTCCACGGGCGCGGGCGACATCTTCCAGCTCCTGCTGGACGGTCAGGCGCGCACCAAGGCCGACCTCGTGCACCTCACCGGCCTCGCCCGTTCCACCGTGTCGGCGCGCGTCGATGCCCTCCTCTCCGCCGGACTGCTCGTCGCCGCGGGCGAGGCCGCGTCCACCGGCGGGCGACCCCCGTCGCGCGTCGCCTTCAACCCGCGCGCGGGCCTCGTGCTGGCCGTCGACCTCGGCGCCTCACACGCCACGATCGCCATCGCCGATCTCGGCGGCAGGATCCTCGGCTCCACCACGCATCCGCTCGACATCGCCGGCGGGCCCGAGCCGGTGCTGGATCGGATGCTCGTCGAGGCCGAGGCCCTTCTCTCCGACCTCGAGACGCCCACGAGCGCGCTCGTCGGCGTCGGGATCGGCGTGCCCGGCCCGGTCGAGCACTCGACCGGCCGCCCCTACAACCCGCCGATCATGCCGGGATGGGACCGCTTCGACATCCCCGGCTACGTGCAGCGCACGTTCGACGTGCCGGTGCTCGTCGACAACGACGTGAACGTGCTCGCCCTCGGCGAGCAGACCACCAGCTTCCCCGACACCACCGATCTCATCTTCGTCAAGGTCGCCACCGGCATCGGTGCCGGCATCATCGCGGGCGGCCAGCTGCAGCGCGGCGCGCAGGGCTCGGCCGGCGACATGGGGCACGTCCGCGTGCCGCACTCCGCCGAGTCCACGCACGCCGCCGATGAGGAGCGCGACCTCGAGGACCTCGCCAGCGGCAGCGCGATCGCCGCGTCACTGCGCGCGCAGGGGATCGACGCCGAGACCAGCCGAGACGTGACCGAACTGGTGCGGGCGGGGAACACCGCGGCGATCGAAGCGTTGCGCCAGGCCGGGCGCGACGTCGGCGAGGTGCTCGCCACGGTCGTGAACCTGCTCAACCCCTCGATCGTCGTGCTCGGCGGCAGCATCGCACGAGCGGGCGAGCACCTGCTGGCCGGTGTCCGCGAGGTCGTCTACCGCCGATCGATCCCCCTCGCCACGCAGCATCTCGCCATCGTGCAGTCCCCGACCGGGGAGCGCGCCGCGGTGCTGGGCGCGGCGATCATGGTCGCCCGCGAGGTGCTCTCCCCCGCCAACGTCGAACGATACGTGTCGGTGAGAACCCGATGA
- a CDS encoding XRE family transcriptional regulator: MKTSAELFNAAVGRQLRAEIAAAGSSIAAMARDAGVARSALDNYVTGKRAIPVPVVYTVCAIINVAPHLVLARAEERLSADIASAPATITPLHRRPDVAPLGQDVPEVAFGSPLPHDRDTDDLYS, encoded by the coding sequence GTGAAGACATCAGCGGAGCTGTTCAACGCGGCCGTCGGCCGTCAGCTGCGGGCCGAGATCGCCGCCGCAGGAAGCAGCATCGCCGCCATGGCGCGCGATGCGGGAGTCGCGCGGAGCGCGCTCGACAACTACGTCACCGGCAAACGCGCCATCCCCGTGCCGGTCGTCTACACGGTCTGCGCGATCATCAACGTCGCTCCGCACCTCGTGCTCGCGCGCGCCGAAGAGCGCCTGAGCGCCGACATCGCGAGCGCCCCGGCGACGATCACTCCCCTGCACCGCCGCCCCGATGTCGCACCCCTCGGCCAGGATGTCCCTGAAGTCGCCTTCGGCTCTCCCCTCCCGCACGATCGCGACACCGACGACCTCTACTCGTAG
- a CDS encoding PLDc N-terminal domain-containing protein gives MPFLFTIITLALTIGAVVDIVRREDSQVRFLPRLVWLIVVILLPLLGALLWFGLGRDYGDAGIAIPRLRRAPRTAPSTGTEAPPAPPRDIRTTEQQIADLDREIEEWRLREEIEKRKRDAGESGGEGL, from the coding sequence ATGCCGTTCCTGTTCACGATCATCACTCTCGCGCTGACGATCGGCGCGGTGGTCGACATCGTGCGGCGCGAGGACTCGCAGGTGCGGTTCCTGCCCCGCCTCGTCTGGCTGATCGTGGTGATCCTGCTGCCGCTCCTCGGAGCGCTCCTCTGGTTCGGCCTCGGCCGGGATTACGGCGACGCGGGGATCGCGATCCCACGTCTGCGGAGGGCTCCTCGCACGGCCCCGTCGACGGGCACCGAGGCACCCCCGGCGCCGCCCCGCGACATCCGCACGACCGAGCAGCAGATCGCCGACCTCGACCGCGAGATCGAGGAATGGCGCCTGCGCGAGGAGATCGAGAAGCGCAAGCGAGATGCCGGCGAATCCGGCGGGGAAGGCCTCTGA
- the nrdF gene encoding class 1b ribonucleoside-diphosphate reductase subunit beta, with product MTPHPPLKLVDSVQAINWNRIEDDKDLEVWNRLVNNFWLPEKVPLSNDIQSWNTLTPEEQLLTMRVFTGLTLLDTIQGTVGAVSLIPDSITPHEEAVYTNIAFMESVHAKSYSSIFSTLASTKEIDEAFRWSTENPNLQKKAQIIMDYYQGDDPLKRKIASTLLESFLFYSGFYLPIYWSSKAKLTNTADLIRLIIRDEAVHGYYIGYKFQKGLENETQERRDELKDYTFSLLYELYDNEVQYTQDLYDGVGLTEDVKKFLHYNANKALMNLGYEAMFPSTVTNVNPAILSALSPNADENHDFFSGSGSSYVIGKAEATEDDDWDF from the coding sequence ATGACTCCTCACCCTCCGCTCAAGCTGGTCGACAGCGTGCAGGCGATCAACTGGAACCGCATCGAAGACGACAAGGACCTCGAGGTCTGGAACCGTCTGGTGAACAACTTCTGGCTGCCCGAGAAGGTGCCGCTGTCGAACGACATCCAGTCGTGGAACACGCTCACCCCCGAGGAGCAGCTGCTGACGATGCGCGTCTTCACGGGTCTCACTCTGCTCGACACGATCCAGGGAACCGTGGGCGCCGTGTCGCTCATCCCCGACTCGATCACCCCGCACGAAGAGGCGGTGTACACCAACATCGCATTCATGGAGTCGGTGCACGCGAAGAGCTACTCCTCGATCTTCTCGACGCTCGCGTCGACGAAGGAGATCGACGAGGCGTTCCGGTGGTCGACCGAGAATCCGAACCTTCAGAAGAAGGCTCAGATCATCATGGACTACTACCAGGGCGACGACCCGCTCAAGCGCAAGATCGCCTCGACCCTGCTCGAGTCGTTCCTGTTCTACTCGGGCTTCTACCTGCCGATCTACTGGTCGTCGAAGGCGAAGCTGACGAACACGGCCGACCTCATCCGCCTCATCATCCGTGACGAGGCCGTGCACGGCTACTACATCGGCTACAAGTTCCAGAAGGGTCTCGAGAACGAGACCCAGGAGCGCCGCGACGAGCTGAAGGACTACACCTTCTCGCTCCTCTACGAGCTCTACGACAACGAGGTGCAGTACACGCAGGACCTCTACGACGGCGTCGGGCTGACCGAGGACGTCAAGAAGTTCCTGCACTACAACGCCAACAAGGCGCTCATGAACCTCGGCTACGAGGCGATGTTCCCGTCGACGGTCACGAACGTGAACCCGGCGATCCTGTCGGCCCTGTCGCCGAACGCCGACGAGAACCACGACTTCTTCTCGGGCTCGGGTTCCTCCTACGTCATCGGCAAGGCCGAGGCGACGGAAGACGACGACTGGGACTTCTGA
- a CDS encoding flavodoxin family protein: MYTALTALAITCTLKPSPADSSSDLLATQILDALADHGVTGDLVRAVDLAVKPGVETDMGDGDEWPAIREKVLGADILVLVTPTWMGQHSSVAQRVLERLDAELAETDAEGRPILFDKVAIAGIVGNEDGAHHIAAILFQSLNDVGYTIPAQASVYWNGEAMQGVDYKDLDETPEKVVETITTASRNAAHLARALKTSAYPAD; the protein is encoded by the coding sequence ATGTACACCGCGCTCACCGCACTCGCCATCACCTGCACGCTCAAGCCCTCCCCCGCCGACTCGAGCTCCGACCTGCTCGCCACGCAGATCCTCGACGCTCTCGCCGACCACGGCGTCACCGGTGATCTGGTGCGCGCCGTCGACCTCGCCGTGAAGCCGGGCGTCGAGACCGACATGGGGGACGGCGACGAGTGGCCCGCCATCCGCGAGAAGGTGCTCGGCGCCGACATCCTCGTGCTCGTGACCCCGACGTGGATGGGGCAGCACTCGAGCGTCGCCCAACGGGTGCTCGAGCGCCTCGACGCCGAACTCGCCGAGACGGATGCCGAGGGGCGCCCGATCCTGTTCGACAAGGTCGCGATCGCCGGGATCGTGGGCAACGAGGACGGCGCGCACCACATCGCCGCGATCCTCTTCCAGTCGCTCAACGACGTCGGGTACACGATCCCCGCGCAGGCGTCGGTCTACTGGAACGGTGAAGCGATGCAGGGCGTCGACTACAAGGACCTCGACGAGACGCCGGAGAAGGTCGTGGAGACGATCACGACCGCGTCGCGGAACGCCGCGCATCTCGCCCGGGCGCTGAAGACGAGCGCGTATCCGGCCGACTGA
- a CDS encoding aldo/keto reductase: MKTVPFGTTTAPAVVAGMMRIDDKDDAHIRALYDTARAAGIDFFDHADIYGGRMHHCESRFAAALRLTAAERDEIVLQTKCGIVPDKGMFDFSYEHIVAQVEGSLRSLRTDRLDVLLLHRPDALVEPEEVARAFDELEASGKVRAFGVSNHTPRQIDLLRTAVRQPLVANQLQLSITHAPIIAQPIAMNMAAEDQSIVRDGGGIVEYCRINGITIQAWSPFQGGFFTGVFLGNPQYAELNAVIDRLAAAHGVTPIAIATAWIVRHPARMQVVLGTTTPERVTDAAAGADVELTREEWYELFRAAGHLLP, encoded by the coding sequence ATGAAGACCGTGCCTTTCGGAACCACCACCGCACCCGCCGTCGTCGCCGGGATGATGCGCATCGACGACAAGGACGACGCCCACATCCGGGCCCTGTACGACACGGCGCGCGCCGCCGGGATCGACTTCTTCGATCATGCCGACATCTACGGCGGACGCATGCACCACTGCGAGTCCCGGTTCGCCGCTGCCCTGCGTCTCACCGCCGCCGAGCGCGACGAGATCGTGCTGCAGACCAAGTGCGGCATCGTGCCCGACAAGGGGATGTTCGACTTCTCGTACGAGCACATCGTCGCGCAGGTCGAGGGATCTCTGCGTTCGCTGCGAACCGACCGCCTCGACGTGCTGCTGCTGCACCGCCCGGACGCGCTGGTCGAACCCGAGGAGGTCGCGCGGGCGTTCGACGAGCTCGAAGCCTCGGGCAAGGTGCGCGCATTCGGGGTGTCGAACCACACGCCGCGCCAGATCGACCTGCTGCGCACCGCGGTGCGCCAGCCCCTCGTCGCGAACCAGCTGCAGCTCTCGATCACGCACGCCCCGATCATCGCCCAGCCGATCGCGATGAACATGGCGGCCGAGGACCAGAGCATCGTGCGCGACGGCGGCGGGATCGTCGAGTACTGCCGCATCAACGGCATCACGATCCAGGCGTGGTCGCCGTTCCAGGGCGGCTTCTTCACCGGCGTCTTCCTCGGCAACCCGCAGTACGCCGAGCTGAACGCGGTCATCGACCGGCTCGCCGCCGCGCACGGCGTGACGCCGATCGCGATCGCGACGGCGTGGATCGTCCGTCACCCGGCGCGCATGCAGGTCGTCCTCGGCACCACGACGCCCGAGCGGGTGACGGATGCCGCGGCCGGGGCGGATGTCGAACTCACCCGTGAGGAGTGGTACGAGCTGTTCCGGGCTGCCGGGCACCTGCTTCCCTGA
- a CDS encoding DUF4166 domain-containing protein: protein MISPYERALGDRISELHPKTAWYFRTIPDGQVGIGTGVFTRAGSPHRWLWPVFRIAESLGVAFAGWERDVPFRIENRTVGGTAVAVRYFDLPGRTWVMPDTVALGENRILRNEIGPHRTVVTTFDLDVQDGAVVLTIRRVGMRFGRVRIAAPRFLRPRIGLVERWDDGRQQHHVNMTIDAPLLGRVYEYTGYFDYVIESETP from the coding sequence ATGATTTCGCCCTATGAGCGCGCGCTCGGAGATCGCATCTCCGAGCTCCACCCGAAGACCGCCTGGTACTTCCGCACGATCCCCGATGGTCAGGTCGGCATCGGTACCGGGGTCTTCACCCGAGCCGGGTCCCCGCATCGCTGGCTGTGGCCGGTCTTCCGCATCGCCGAGTCCCTGGGCGTCGCGTTCGCCGGGTGGGAGCGCGACGTGCCCTTCCGCATCGAGAACCGCACCGTCGGCGGCACGGCCGTCGCGGTGCGGTACTTCGACCTCCCCGGCCGCACCTGGGTCATGCCCGACACGGTCGCCCTCGGCGAGAATCGCATCCTCCGCAACGAGATCGGCCCTCACCGCACCGTCGTGACGACCTTCGACCTCGACGTGCAGGACGGCGCGGTCGTGCTCACCATCCGACGGGTCGGGATGCGGTTCGGGCGGGTGCGCATCGCCGCTCCGCGCTTTCTGCGCCCGCGCATCGGCCTCGTCGAGCGCTGGGACGACGGCCGGCAGCAGCACCACGTGAACATGACCATCGACGCGCCACTCCTCGGTCGCGTCTACGAGTACACGGGCTACTTCGACTACGTGATCGAGAGCGAGACCCCGTGA
- a CDS encoding epimerase, translating to MAKRAVIGGGSGFVGTALTQALEADGYAVSVIGRHGPDARWDDPASIRRVVDGADLVIGLAGKSINARFTDRNREEILQSRIDTTRALHDAIAGAEHPPAVWMNASSAAVYRYALDRAQTEADTERDTGFLPDVTRAWEAELFRGDLPSTRRVALRITFVVGDGPAPALLFRLARFGVGGPQFDGWWFPHRRYRGIGPHPTEPRKPLGRRSRGHQRFSWIHIDDLVGAVRFIRDDARISGPVNMSAPGVVDNRGLMRALRRVVGMPIGLPSWRFMLEPAMWVLRAEPDLVLNSRWIAPGVLEDAGYAFAFPELEPALRDVREKDSRTAPSSSG from the coding sequence ATGGCGAAACGGGCCGTCATCGGCGGCGGCAGCGGGTTCGTCGGCACGGCGCTGACCCAGGCGCTCGAGGCCGACGGATACGCGGTGAGCGTGATCGGCCGCCACGGCCCGGACGCCCGCTGGGACGACCCCGCCTCGATCCGGCGCGTCGTCGACGGCGCGGACCTGGTCATCGGTCTCGCGGGCAAGAGCATCAACGCGCGGTTCACCGATCGCAATCGCGAGGAGATCCTCCAGTCGCGCATCGACACGACCCGCGCGCTCCACGACGCCATCGCGGGAGCCGAGCATCCGCCCGCCGTCTGGATGAACGCATCCAGCGCGGCGGTCTATCGCTACGCGCTCGACCGCGCTCAGACCGAGGCCGACACCGAGCGCGACACCGGCTTCCTGCCGGACGTGACCCGGGCCTGGGAAGCCGAGCTGTTCCGGGGCGATCTGCCGTCGACGAGGCGCGTGGCGCTGCGGATCACCTTCGTGGTCGGCGACGGTCCCGCGCCGGCACTGCTCTTCCGCCTCGCTCGCTTCGGCGTCGGCGGGCCGCAGTTCGACGGCTGGTGGTTCCCGCACCGGCGCTATCGCGGCATCGGCCCGCACCCGACCGAGCCGCGGAAGCCGCTGGGACGGCGGTCCCGCGGGCATCAGCGGTTCAGCTGGATCCACATCGACGACCTCGTGGGAGCCGTGCGGTTCATCCGCGACGACGCGCGCATCTCGGGTCCGGTGAACATGTCGGCGCCGGGCGTCGTGGACAACCGCGGACTGATGCGGGCGCTGCGTCGTGTCGTCGGGATGCCGATCGGGCTGCCCTCGTGGCGGTTCATGCTCGAGCCGGCGATGTGGGTGCTGCGCGCCGAGCCGGATCTGGTGCTCAACAGTCGGTGGATCGCTCCCGGTGTGCTCGAGGACGCAGGCTACGCCTTCGCCTTCCCCGAGCTGGAGCCGGCGCTGCGCGACGTGCGCGAGAAGGATTCACGGACCGCGCCCTCGAGCTCCGGATAG